From the Fusobacterium ulcerans ATCC 49185 genome, the window TCCTTTCTACAATTGGGGGAATATTACTTTTATTCGCAATAGCTATAATACTTACAATATTAATCAGAGGATTTTAATTAACATATTATAAATATAAAGATATTCAAAAGAGGGAAGAAAGGAAGGGTAGAATGCTTGATTTTAGAATTTATACATTTTTAGAATTGTGTAAAACATTAAGTTATACTAAAACTGCTGAAAATCTTCATATGACTCAGCCAGCTGTAACCCAGCATATAAAATTTTTAGAGGAATTTTATAAGAATAAATTGTTTCTGTATTCAGGAAGAACTTTATCATTGACAGCATATGGAAAACTGCTGTATAGATATTTGATTGCTATGAACTCTGATTCAGAAAAAATAAAGGAAAAAGTGTTGAATCTATCTTCAAATATTCATACTTTAAATTTTGGAGCAACTCTTACAATTGGTGAATACCTAATTCCAAGAGTATTAAAAAAACTTTCTCGTGATTATCCAGAAATTAGTGTTTCTATTTCAGTAAAAGATACTAAATTACTTCTTGAAAAATTAGAAAATGGAGATATTGATTTTCTTTTAGTAGAAGGTTTTTTTGAGAAAACAAAATATGATTCATTTCTTTTTTCAAAGGAAGAATTTGTTGCTGTGTGTTCTAATAAAAGCAGATTTTCTCAAGGAGAATTTACATTTGAGGAACTTCTGGGAGAAAGAATAATAGTCAGAGAAAAAGGGTCAGGAAGCAGAGATATTTTTGAAAAGATACTTTATGATAATAATTTATCTATCAATGATTTCAATAAAAAATATGAAATAGAAAATATAAAAGTAATAAAAGAGATGGTAAAAGAAGAGAGAGGAATAACTTTTATATATAAAACAGCAGTTGAAAAGGAAGTTGAGAATAAAGAGCTTTCAATTATAAATTTAAAAAACTTCCATGCAGAAAGAGAATTTAATTTTGTCTTTTTAAAAGACAGTATTCACAAAGATGAATATAAAAACTGGTTTAAATTTATGAAAAAATGCTGAAAGTAATTTCTTTCAGCATTTTCTCTTATACTAAGAATTCATATATTCCTATTCCACAAATTCCAGATGCAAGCATAACACAAATTGGATTTACTTTAAATTTTCTAAGTGCTATTATAGCACTTAGAAAAATTGCAACTGAAATATAATTTATATGATTTTCTTTTATATTTATTTTATCTCCAAAGAAAGCTATAAGAGCTATAGTAGTTCCAGCAGAAGCGATAAGACCTACAACTGCAGGACGTAAACCTCTTAATATACCTTTAATGACTTTAAGGTCCCCATATTTAAAATAAAGATATGTAAATATCATAACTACAATAAAAGATGGTGTAATACATCCAAGAGTAGCAACTAAAGCACCTTTTATTCCAGCTATTTGTATTCCTACAAACGTAGCGCAATTTAAAGATACAGATCCTGGAGTCATTTCAGCAATAGTTATAATATCAGTGAATTCTTTTAATGTAAGCCATTGGTGAAGGTCAACTACCTGAGATTTAATAAGTGGCATAGCTGCATATCCTCCCCCAATACTAAATAATCCTATCTTGAAAAAACTTATAAATAAATTTAAATATAACATAAATTATCACCTCTTTATTAAATGTGTTGAGTTTTAAATTTGTAACTGCTAGAAACAGCACCAACGAATCCACAAACTAAAACTATAAAGATAATGTTTATTTCAAAGAAATAAACTGCTACAAATACTGCTATTGTCATTAAACTAAAAATTAGTTCTTTTCTTTTCACTACATCTTTAGCTAATGAGAAGGTAACATCAAAAATTATTGCTGCAATAGCAGCTTGCATACCTTTCATTAGAGCATTTACAGTTACATTATCTTTAAATGATATGTAAAAAAATGAAATTATTGACAATGTAATAAGAGGTGGAAGCGCTGTAGCTGTTACAGAGATCAATGCACCAGGGATACCTGCCAATTTATATCCAACCAAGATAGATATGTTAATAGATAGTGAACCAGGAGATGATTGAGCAATAGCTATGAGATTCAATATTTCCTTTTCTTCTATCCAGTGATATTCTTTCACAAATTTTTTTCTCATAAGAGAAACAATAACAAATCCGCCTCCAAATGTAAATGCACTAAGGTAAAGCATGGTTGTGAAAAGTTTCCAATAGCTCTTTTTTTCTAAATTTAAGTTTTCCATAATTTACCTCCAGTTTTTTAGTAATTTTTTCTTTTTATTTTATATACTTATTATATAACTTGTTTAATTATAAAAAAAATAATATAATATTATAAAGTATATAATTTTTTTTATATGATAGGAGGATTATTTATGACATTAAGACATATAAAAATATTTTTAGCAGTTTGTAAGTACAATAATGTAACTATGGCTGCAAAAGAACTTTTTATAGCTCAGCCAGCAGCAAGTCTTGCTATAAAAGAATTGGAAGAATATTATGGAATAAAACTTTTTGACAGAATATCTAAGAGACTTTATATTACTGAACCAGGAAAAAAATTTTTAAGTTATGCTTCTCATATAACATCTCTTTTTGATGAAATGGAGAAAGAGTTAAAGTGTTATGATTCAATGAGTAATTTAAAAATAGGAGCTACTATAGCAACAGGAACATATTTTATGCCAAAATATGTAGAGAAATTTGCCGAAATATGTCCAGAGGTCAAAATCAATGTTTATATAGAAAACTCAAAAATTATAGAAAATAAATTGCTTACAAATGAATTGGATCTTGCTATAATTGATGGAATAATTCATTCTGAAAATATTATAAGTGATCCGATTTTAGATGATAAACTTGTTATAATATGTAGTCCTAAAAATCCTTTAGCAGAAAAAGAAACAGTTTCACTGGAAGAAATAAAGAATCAGAATTTTCTTTTAAGAGAGAGAGGAAGTGGAACAAGAGAGTTGTTTGACAGTATACTTTTTTCTAGAGGAATAACGATAGAACCATTATGGGAAAGTATCAGTACAAGGGCTTTAGTAATTGCTGTTCAGCAAAATATAGGAATTGCAGTATTACCATTCTATCTTGTAAAAGAAGAACTTGATAAAAAAATAGTTTCCAGAGTAAAAATAAATAATATTAAGTTTGTGAGAAAATTTAATATTATTTATCACAAAAATAAATATTTGAGTTCTTCAGCTATGTCTTTTATTGAAATGTGCAGAAATATGGAAAAATAAAAAATGAGGGTAGATCATACTTATTATGATTATCCTCATTTTTATTATTTAAAAAATTATGCTTTTATAGTTTTATCATTAGATTCCATGAAAGCAAGGTATTCTTCTTTAGTCATAACTGGTTTAAAGTCTTTAAGAATTTCTTTTCCTGTTTCAGCTCCATTAAATAAAAGATCCACTACTGTAAGAGCCATAGATTTAGCAGGGGCAAGGTAAGCATATTCTTCATCTACTATAGAATATCCTCTAGTATGAAGAGCACCCTGTACTCCACCAAACATTGGATGAAGTGTAGGAATAATATGAGATACATCTCCAAAATCAAATGATCCAGTGAAATCTCCACCATCTATAATATCTTCATCAGTAAGTCCAATATAATGAAGATTTTCTCTTAATACTTTTTCCATATTATCATGTTTTAAAATAGGAAGATATCCAGGAAGTTCAGTTATTTCTATTTCAGCTCCAACAGCCATAGCTCCAGCAATAAGTGCTCTGTTAACTTTTTTATTAGCATCTATCATACTATCTATTGTTCTGGCCCTTACATATGACTCCATTCTTACATCAGCAGGAACTACATTTACAATATCTCCACCTTTTGTGATAATAGGATGGAATCTTACTCTGTCAGCTTCTTTGAAAGTTTCTCTTTGAGCATTTACATTATTGATTGCAAGCATAGCTGCATTCAAAGCATTTATACCTTCGTATGGAGCAGAACCTGCATGAGATTCTTTACCAATAAATTTAATTTCTTTTCCTATAAATCCATTACTTTCAGGTCCTACAAGTACTTTTTTATCTCCAGT encodes:
- a CDS encoding LysR family transcriptional regulator — translated: MLDFRIYTFLELCKTLSYTKTAENLHMTQPAVTQHIKFLEEFYKNKLFLYSGRTLSLTAYGKLLYRYLIAMNSDSEKIKEKVLNLSSNIHTLNFGATLTIGEYLIPRVLKKLSRDYPEISVSISVKDTKLLLEKLENGDIDFLLVEGFFEKTKYDSFLFSKEEFVAVCSNKSRFSQGEFTFEELLGERIIVREKGSGSRDIFEKILYDNNLSINDFNKKYEIENIKVIKEMVKEERGITFIYKTAVEKEVENKELSIINLKNFHAEREFNFVFLKDSIHKDEYKNWFKFMKKC
- a CDS encoding M20 family metallopeptidase, yielding MNKNELKERVLAAIEENKDTIIAVGRKIYSNPEFGYKEFETTKTVSDFFKNELGLEVEEKIAYTGCRARINEDKDGPKVAILGELDGISCSEHPDANSIGASHTCGHNVQIAGMLGAAVGLIKSGVFKELDGKIDFIATPAEEFIELAYRSKLKAEGHIKYFGGKQELIRKGAFDDVDMSIMFHVLDTGDKKVLVGPESNGFIGKEIKFIGKESHAGSAPYEGINALNAAMLAINNVNAQRETFKEADRVRFHPIITKGGDIVNVVPADVRMESYVRARTIDSMIDANKKVNRALIAGAMAVGAEIEITELPGYLPILKHDNMEKVLRENLHYIGLTDEDIIDGGDFTGSFDFGDVSHIIPTLHPMFGGVQGALHTRGYSIVDEEYAYLAPAKSMALTVVDLLFNGAETGKEILKDFKPVMTKEEYLAFMESNDKTIKA
- a CDS encoding LysR family transcriptional regulator; translation: MTLRHIKIFLAVCKYNNVTMAAKELFIAQPAASLAIKELEEYYGIKLFDRISKRLYITEPGKKFLSYASHITSLFDEMEKELKCYDSMSNLKIGATIATGTYFMPKYVEKFAEICPEVKINVYIENSKIIENKLLTNELDLAIIDGIIHSENIISDPILDDKLVIICSPKNPLAEKETVSLEEIKNQNFLLRERGSGTRELFDSILFSRGITIEPLWESISTRALVIAVQQNIGIAVLPFYLVKEELDKKIVSRVKINNIKFVRKFNIIYHKNKYLSSSAMSFIEMCRNMEK
- a CDS encoding chromate transporter: MLYLNLFISFFKIGLFSIGGGYAAMPLIKSQVVDLHQWLTLKEFTDIITIAEMTPGSVSLNCATFVGIQIAGIKGALVATLGCITPSFIVVMIFTYLYFKYGDLKVIKGILRGLRPAVVGLIASAGTTIALIAFFGDKINIKENHINYISVAIFLSAIIALRKFKVNPICVMLASGICGIGIYEFLV
- a CDS encoding chromate transporter; protein product: MENLNLEKKSYWKLFTTMLYLSAFTFGGGFVIVSLMRKKFVKEYHWIEEKEILNLIAIAQSSPGSLSINISILVGYKLAGIPGALISVTATALPPLITLSIISFFYISFKDNVTVNALMKGMQAAIAAIIFDVTFSLAKDVVKRKELIFSLMTIAVFVAVYFFEINIIFIVLVCGFVGAVSSSYKFKTQHI